The Chloroflexota bacterium genome has a segment encoding these proteins:
- a CDS encoding cupin domain-containing protein — MKPFNVAPILAEDSLFRIVAGTAQSQVGILILGPGEKTGGLHASDHPDSDQVVYVVSGQGEATVGDETAPLAPGDVLIIDAGDPHELRCTGDEPLRTLNVYAPATY; from the coding sequence ATGAAACCGTTTAACGTCGCGCCGATTCTCGCAGAAGACTCGCTCTTTCGCATTGTTGCCGGCACGGCACAGAGTCAAGTCGGTATTCTGATACTCGGGCCCGGCGAGAAGACCGGCGGCCTCCACGCCAGCGACCACCCGGATTCCGATCAAGTGGTCTACGTCGTCTCCGGTCAGGGCGAAGCTACCGTGGGTGACGAAACCGCCCCCCTTGCCCCCGGCGACGTGCTCATCATCGACGCCGGCGACCCCCACGAACTCCGCTGCACCGGCGATGAACCCCTCCGTACGCTGAACGTCTACGCGCCGGCCACCTACTAG
- a CDS encoding VTT domain-containing protein: protein MLSAAESIIFPVPPDPLLIALGVGKPSFALAFAAICLLGSLVGAGIGYMIGMWGGRPVVDRLFSQDKIDFVEQKYQRYDVWAILIAALTPIPYKVFTVTAGMFRLHFGRFMLASLVGRGARFFAVGFLIALFGEPIAAFIDQYLDILFIVFMILLIGGFFVIRILTRSGKPPGSSEVKISEETAP, encoded by the coding sequence GTGCTTTCGGCGGCGGAATCGATAATCTTTCCGGTGCCGCCGGACCCCTTGCTGATTGCGTTGGGCGTGGGCAAGCCGAGCTTCGCGCTGGCATTCGCTGCCATCTGCCTCCTCGGTTCGCTCGTCGGCGCGGGCATCGGCTATATGATCGGCATGTGGGGCGGACGACCGGTGGTAGACCGCCTCTTTTCGCAAGACAAGATAGATTTCGTTGAGCAGAAGTACCAGCGCTACGACGTGTGGGCGATCCTCATTGCCGCCCTCACGCCGATTCCCTATAAGGTGTTCACGGTGACGGCGGGCATGTTTCGGCTGCATTTCGGCCGCTTCATGCTGGCGTCACTGGTCGGACGGGGGGCACGCTTCTTCGCCGTGGGCTTCTTAATCGCTCTCTTTGGCGAGCCGATAGCGGCCTTCATCGACCAATATCTTGACATCTTGTTCATAGTCTTTATGATATTGCTTATCGGCGGATTCTTTGTCATCCGGATTCTGACACGCTCGGGAAAGCCTCCAGGTTCCAGTGAGGTGAAGATTTCGGAAGAGACCGCGCCGTAG
- a CDS encoding DUF488 domain-containing protein: MTETRNPVFTIGHSNHEPKEFLTLLQRHGVDVVVDVRSAPYSRYLPHFNKEHLAVTLKQAAIRYSFRGKELGGQPADRAYYDDEGRVVYDRLAATAAFKGGIEYILDTAAVHPSTRSGRTAASPAQRLALMCSEKEPLDCHRTLMVAQSLAARGVDVAHIHADGNLETHTDAVIRLLDKFKLPHNGDLFRSREAVIDDAVERQTQRVGARWQDQAAGRAEWERVP; this comes from the coding sequence GTGACAGAAACGCGGAATCCAGTATTCACCATCGGACACTCCAATCACGAGCCAAAGGAGTTCTTGACGCTGCTGCAAAGGCACGGCGTCGACGTGGTAGTGGACGTGCGTTCAGCGCCGTACAGCCGCTACCTGCCGCACTTCAATAAAGAGCACCTGGCAGTGACCTTGAAGCAAGCCGCTATTCGCTATTCCTTTAGAGGCAAGGAACTGGGCGGCCAACCGGCGGATCGTGCGTACTACGACGATGAGGGGCGGGTTGTCTATGACAGGCTGGCGGCAACCGCTGCGTTCAAGGGCGGTATCGAGTACATCTTGGACACCGCAGCCGTTCATCCTTCGACACGCTCAGGACGAACGGCTGCTTCGCCAGCGCAGCGCCTGGCCCTGATGTGCAGCGAGAAGGAGCCGTTGGACTGTCACCGCACGCTGATGGTCGCCCAATCGTTGGCAGCGCGCGGTGTGGACGTGGCGCACATTCACGCCGACGGCAATCTGGAAACTCACACCGATGCCGTGATTCGTCTGCTGGATAAGTTCAAATTGCCGCATAACGGCGATCTCTTTCGCTCGCGGGAGGCGGTGATTGACGACGCAGTGGAACGCCAGACGCAGCGCGTCGGCGCCCGCTGGCAGGATCAGGCCGCCGGCCGCGCCGAGTGGGAGCGTGTGCCCTGA
- a CDS encoding DUF6338 family protein: MSIWELDRLILFLFFFIPGFISLKVYDLLVPREYRDFSRSLFEAVGYSALNYAVLLPLIVPTLSGDFPIKHILWDIILLVLTMVIFPILWPILFFLISTSRLGARFTIHPMRKPWDYVFSKRQVYWVIVHLRDGRKIGGKFDRKSFASSYPADEQIYIEEVWQLDEDGKFQSDGKIERSRGILVLRDDILAVEFFD, encoded by the coding sequence GTGAGTATCTGGGAACTAGATAGGCTCATCCTGTTTCTCTTCTTTTTTATTCCTGGGTTTATATCGCTGAAAGTTTACGACCTTTTGGTTCCAAGAGAATACCGTGACTTCTCGCGATCCTTGTTTGAAGCCGTCGGCTATAGTGCTCTCAACTACGCAGTGCTTCTTCCACTGATTGTCCCAACCCTATCTGGTGACTTTCCCATTAAGCACATTCTTTGGGATATCATCCTGCTTGTTCTCACAATGGTTATCTTTCCCATTCTATGGCCAATCTTGTTCTTTCTGATATCCACGTCTCGACTTGGCGCAAGATTTACTATTCATCCTATGCGAAAACCATGGGATTATGTATTTAGCAAGAGGCAAGTCTATTGGGTCATTGTCCACCTGAGAGACGGTCGCAAAATCGGCGGCAAGTTTGATCGGAAGTCTTTCGCATCCTCATATCCTGCTGACGAACAAATCTACATTGAAGAAGTCTGGCAACTTGATGAGGACGGAAAGTTTCAGTCTGACGGAAAAATCGAGCGCTCTCGAGGCATACTAGTACTGAGGGATGATATCTTGGCTGTAGAGTTCTTTGATTAA
- a CDS encoding DUF488 domain-containing protein yields the protein MKLYTIGFTKKSASKFFELLRGSGAERLVDVRLHNASQLAGFAKGGKENLAYLLQEICRMEYVHAPDLAPTKELLDSYRKGECDWDSYEREFVALLNERRIFTEGLQPTEGIRIVKRLKATIANSCLLCSEHEPDHCHRRLVAEYFQRHWGDVEIEHLI from the coding sequence CTGAAGCTCTACACCATCGGCTTCACCAAGAAATCAGCGTCTAAATTCTTCGAACTGCTGCGGGGATCTGGCGCCGAGCGCCTCGTGGATGTGCGGTTGCATAACGCCTCGCAACTAGCCGGCTTCGCCAAGGGCGGCAAAGAGAACCTCGCGTACCTGCTGCAAGAAATTTGCCGGATGGAATATGTCCACGCACCGGACCTCGCGCCTACAAAGGAACTGCTGGATTCCTACCGTAAGGGAGAGTGTGACTGGGACTCCTACGAGCGTGAATTCGTTGCCCTGTTGAACGAACGGCGCATATTTACAGAGGGCTTGCAACCCACCGAGGGAATTCGCATCGTTAAGCGATTGAAAGCAACCATCGCCAACAGTTGCCTCCTGTGCAGCGAGCACGAGCCTGATCACTGCCACCGCCGGCTGGTGGCGGAGTACTTCCAACGGCACTGGGGCGACGTTGAAATCGAGCATCTCATCTAA